TCAGAACAACTCAATAGAACATATTACAAAATCTATCTAGACGTATCAGGTCAACCATTTGGTAACTAGACACTCTTATACACTCCTTAGttcaaaatgaacatttttaacacttcaaaagtGTCTTACATATATCAAATTAACCAAAATTATATATCTTAGATCATTTACCTACCCAATTCATCGATTAGCGCAATATTCCAACTGAACAATGAATCAAGTTTGGCAATTTCCTTTAGATCACAAGTTTAAATACTTCATTCAAGAACACATCAATCATACAGTTCATCAATCTTACACCAATAAGATTACTTGACTTAAAATACAATCAAACCGATTCACacgtaattatatatatatatatatatatatatatatatatatatatatatatattttgcaagCTATTTAAACAAAGCTCTAAAGACAGTCATAATAATATCTCACTACTCTACAAAATAGTATATTCAATCAGAGCattaacttatataaaataacattattttcctTTATGGTTTAGAAAAAGTCCATGACTAAAGATTGCTCCTAAATAAGATGACAACGAGTCGGGTCGGATTCAAATATTGCATATCCATTATTCGACtcgcaataaaaaaaatgggagTTACTTCCTGTACTTCCCCAATTCCATCCTCCACctcccaatttttttggattttttttaaatacaaaaataacttttttctattttttgtttttacctttttaaccctatttactaaagttaacctaatATACTTTTTTACTCTCTGCTTACCAGTCAAACACTCAGTCTCAGAGATTCCCTTCCAACCCCCCCCCCATGAAAACGAAAGTTTCAAAAACTCTACAATGTCCTCCTCTCGGTCGTCTCTTGCTGTGTGCGGCGTGGTGCTCTTGGTGTGCGGCGGGTGGCGGTGCGGTGAGTGTGTGGCGGTGCGGCACGGTGCGGAGCGGAGGTTTTTCGTTGGTTTTGATTGCAGGTGTGTTGGGCGGTGCGACGGTGTTTGCTGCTTTGCAGCCGGTGTGTGCGACGGTGCGGAGGGTGGTGGTGCGGCGCGGTGGTTCTTGCTTCTTTTGTTTCGACAGGTTAGTTTCTCTTCGCGtttcttcctctctctttttttaaatgtatgtaatGTTTAGGATTGGGTTGCTTTATCTGTTGATTTCTGGTTGGTCTGTGGTTGAGGTTTCTGTGTGGTCTATTGGTCTGTTGAGGTTTCTGTTGTGTGTGCGCTCTGTGTTATGTAAGCTAAGAAAGAAGACGTTCAGGCCTTGAAACAGATGTCAATATTCGTcgacggatgtcaacatccgtttaagggtaaACGGATGTCGCCATCCGTTTAAGCGGTTTCATGAAGGAATTACTTACCTCGACTCACCCCTTTTTAACAGCTTCGCAGGTTAAAGGTTGGATAGACCACCACCACACCAATGCAATGCACAGATATAATAATTGAACGACAAATTCTTTCAGGAATCGATATCTCAATCACCACTTGACACCGCgggagaaagaatttctagaaaatTAGGAGAAATAATTTTTGGGAAGAAAGAGTAAAGAcgaaagcatgaagataaaaagagaataaataggTTTTGTGGGGGTGGgggaataaaatcataaaattttacttttaaatataaatttttgctaaaggataaaattagaatagaaaaaatagagtaaagggtaaaaatggaatggggaggtgtagggagcaagtggggaggtacagggagcaACCCCCTATGTGGATATTTAAAAATCTACGGATATATgctaatgtttaaaaaatatattttataaatttttaaaataaaatttaaataaaattacaaaaaaatatataaaatataatataaattaaaatttaattttaattaaatttaacttaataaaatataaactaattttttttacatgtagCAGATACCCATAGGTACAGGTAGAATAATACCCGTATCTGATTCGTTTATAaaacagatattaaaatattcgttACACGCTACCAACGGATAATAAATACATATGGATACCAAGTTTTCATCGCGAGTTTTATCTACGGATACGTGCGAATACgggtatttttttcattcatactCTTAAAGCTTCAATTCTCATAGGATGTGCTAACTATACCTACATAGACATATCAAATTACAAATCTAAACATATCATAATGATCACAACTAAATAGATATTCACTTTGAGCTATTTTAAATTGCAAGCATAGAGCCTAGAACCATGTGTGCCCCAAAATGCTAACTGATTGGTAATTGTCATTGTTATTGGTTTTTTAAGCTTCATTTTATATCTTATTagtgtttttattatttcttttataattttttttaataattttagaaagagaagtatttggtttttattttcgaaatattttatagataagtgaaaattttagaagattGAAGAAGATATCCAATATTCTTATTCACTTAAAATTCATTCAATACACTTTTCAAACTCGTGTAGTTCGACCAAATTCTCCCAACGAGCTATGTCAAGTCCCCCAATGACTTCATTTCGCCTAGCAAGTGTGTGTTGCAAGACTTATTAAATAGATGCAccttaaactaaaaatttatcttttggGAAATAAGGAATTAATATGGAAACCGTATACGCTcacttttttcattattttcatcatcTTGACCTTTTATAGTGTTCAAAATGTGTAAGAGTAATTAACTCCCTATTTATTGGAATTGGATgtaatatatcttatttttagaATTGATGTTATATCATAGACTTTTTTTCTCATTGCTCTTGTAATACcctttatttcatattaattattactCATACTTAAATTCTACATTTATATGTAATctaaactaattatataaataattcttgtttgttttcacttacaaatttaaattatacaaatagttaaaacttttaaagagaataatatttaaagaaaaaaaaactctagGATTTATGAgggaataaatataaatatatatatatatatatatatatatatatatatatatatatatatatattacaagaCAAGACAAACTCgattattaattaaagtattacgaattatcataaattaaagtacctatttataaaatctattaaaatcaaataaatttcgGTACAATATCTTCACTCggttttagtttgatttgttaaattttaaatatttactttgTTCTCCTAAAGTTTCtccctaaaaaaaaaattggttcatCCATTGGTTTTTACTGTTAACTTGGACAAGTTGATAAGACATTGTAAACCATAAGAGATACCACgtcaattaaaattaacataattagtgtaaaaaaaacttattcaatAAATTCAGTCTGATAGAAGTACTACAAGAAATCAGATGAAATATTTAAGACCATAATAAAACATACAACCAAACAAGATATACCCAAACTTGTATAATTTATGTTATAGGTTTTTTCATCAgcattaattatcaatttttattaaaattcttattttagatatttttgttcacaaaatgtattttaaagtaATCAAGTCAAAAATGGACTTGTATTTATATGCGCGAGTGAACTTAGGTTTTACTTTTCAtccttaaatattaattaaatttaatattactcacaattttaaatatcttttatgtaaaaattaatgtGAACATATTAATTCGATGTTAACTTTAATTAGATTCAATCAATAACTATTACTGTAAAGTTCAACTTTCCATCGAGTGATGGTCAAGccaaaattacataataatttaaaaactaatgcACGTGATTCATGAAACATAAGTTATgattgagttaaaaaataatttatgtaaaaaacaTGGAAAGTTGAAAACAACAGCGTATGGATCGTCGCCTATCATCAGAAGCCCGAAAAACGAGGATGAGTTGGCGGTGGTCGGCGCTGCACGATCGTCACTGCCGTGGGCTTGGGCCCGTTTGTAACCAGacagaaatagaaagaaaaaattatgggCGTTGATCTGATCTCTCCACGACCTCCACATATTTggtcctccacctccccatctcaattttatctcttctttttatatttatatttatattttttatttatattcctattatatttttaagtaaaatttattttataagttaattttaattccaaTCTCTTAACgtaaaaaaacctaattttttttatcaacattatgctctttctctctcttgtttctttttcattgttgttttttGGAATTCTTTTGTGCTCTCTATTCTGATAATTGTTGGAATCATTGGTCTGGTAGAAGAAAAGTTGCAACtgagtttttcattttcatctccGTCGACGCATATCCACATCCGTTTTCTGTTTATGCCCGGCGTCTTCTTTCTCATAAATCCTCACGCAGAACAACATCACACCCACAGACAAAGCAACACTGAAACTCTATATTACATACATTTCAAAAAAAACCATCCAAAAATCAAGACAACTATGCTCAAGAAACGAAACAAGATGGAAACTAAGCTCTCGTGCAGAGCCCTCCATAGAAACCAACAGCAACATGCGCGAAAGAAGAAACCATAACGAACAAGCTAACCTCTCGAAGACCAACAACCAGAAACGAAACATCGTCGCACTGCCGCACCGGCGCACACACCAAAAGCCACGAAATGCACAATAGAGGACTGAGAGTTGGGAGTCAGAGGTTAAaagtgaaaagagagaaacGGATCTGGAGTCTGAAAGTGGGGGTGTTgtgaataaaatagaaaaggaaaaagtaagAAAGGGAAAGTAAGAAATCTagagttttaaataaaaaagggttaaaaaagtaaataacaaaatacaaaaaggttattttaataatatagaaaataaaaataggaaggTGGAGAGCCAAGAGGTGGAGGTGCAGGAATCAACACCCAAAAATTATAGATAGTGGTTACGTGACATAATGGTGGTAGGGATAACAATGTTCACAAGGTAACAGATTGTTGTATCCGTCTGTCGAAAAGAACTTTatattctgattttttttttactaaaaacgtttaattttttaacaaaattactaatatatataggcagatttttaaaatattagacaCTACTTCATTACATTCAAACTCATGAAATCGAGTTCCACAAATAAGGTTTCTAATGCATTATATAAAGGCTGTTTTCTAAAGATatagttttacatattttttattttaacttatagaACTCTTAACAGCACAcgatttgttatttttatattttatttcatttctcttttaaagtttattgttttatgtttttttaaacttttatatatattaatcttttaatcttaaactattttttaatacattttaaaaaaatattatttttcttaaaattttatagatcatatattttttttatagattctTTATATAATGTATTAGAAACCttagtttatgttttgttaTAACTTTATACTAACGGTAAGGATTCATTCTTCTAAtccaatttcaaaataaattcataatttattatggattaCGAACAttcaaaatgataatttattccGCTAGTGTTTCGATTTTCTATTTTCACATTCATTCTATATAAAACGTCTACTAGAAATGCTAATACAATATCGTTTCTTGCTTGTATATCTCAATGAAGCAACTGAATCATAAACTATATTGCTATGTTATTATGTTCGcagttttttttatctcatgtaatataataactttctttaattatttctttctttaaaaatattaagtttagctttgataacaaataaaatcataacactttgtaataaacaatattataaaaatattacaattaaaaataaattcattttattaaaataaaatttttgtacaatattaaaattaaggatTAAACGATAATCTCAGTtcagtcctcaagttttgaactatctcaattggatcataatttttgtaaaagtgcacacattttactccaaccgttaactgatttCAAACGACATTAAGTTTAGCTAACGTGGTATGCTGatgtgttggcttaatcccttcttggttctcgtatttgtgtgaaaatctcagttcggtcctcaagttttgaactgtctcaattgggtcataatttttgtaaaatgcacacattttaccccaatcgttcACTGATCTCAAACGACATTAAGTTTAGCTTACGTGGTAGCCAGAGGATATGCTgatatgtattatttaattatatgaattattttttaaaataagcagtgtttcacatggcacaatgcctattatttagtttatttgaattagggattttattcatctctctgaaAATCAGagattttacacagattatctcgtcggctcaaaaaataaagtcaccagaaaactcgcgtaaccagtacaatcagtctcacagccttttctgcaaatgaaccaacttggtaacttataggttcatcaccagcctttaagctatttattccgctgatagcagaagataactgttgcacagtgagatcagttagcgattaaggtaaaatgtgtgcatttttataaaaattatgacccaactgagacagttcaaaacttgaggaccgaactgagattttcacacaaatacaaggaccaataagggattaagccaacacgtcaacATACCACGttagctaaacttaacgccatTTGAGATTAGTTaataacggttggggtaaaatgtatgcatttttacaaaaattatgacccaattgagatagttcaaaacttgaagaccgaactgagattttcatacaaatattaggaccaagggaTGGTTTaagcataaaattaattttaataattaatgttaaatttttactttttataaacttttttacaattaaatatagtattaacaaatatcattttatattatattaataactagGAGAATTTTggtaaactttaatttttaccaattaaactaatttttttatctgttagatcaatcaaatcttacactaagatgaattttactttcaaatccatcctaatttacttttaaatctactcaaataaacaacaattaattcacTATCAAATCCTATCAAATTCATCTACTCACTTTCTTCCAATTCCTCTCTTCCAAATGAACAAAGACTTAATAATGCGACTGACCACCTATTTATCAGATaggataatatataatattttcaaaagttttggaaaaaaaaaagtacatcctgataaacaaaattcaaatagttAAGGTTTAATAGTTTCCAATGGTTCTTTGagctttttatatttataaatattatatattttttattgtcaatATTATGAAACTTATATTTCTCTCAGTGCTAAACTAATCGATCAttattcaactaaaatataattttaagtctATGCGTTTCGTAGTGGAGGAACCTTAAAATTTAGATGTAGTAATTAatatatagtaataataataataatagttttcatttctttgttcattttagaaaaaatatcttACAAAACTAACCGTAATGTTTTGGGAGAACATTATGAAGAGTTTATTTCCATTTATTGCCGACTTGACTCTAACATTATATAATACCTCAAAAGGCAACAGTAAGCAGTATCTGTAGAAACATGAAGTTTCAACATTAATGTctgaatttgtttgaaaatgaagATCCAAGACCAATAAGAATTTGTGGACAAGGAAAAAGTTAAAGCAAAGAACACGAGGAAAGCAAGACAGCGACATTAGGAGAACTTACATTACATGACAGCTATTAAGAAAAGTAACAATAATATGACATATACATACacatttaataaagataaaatgatgtaaaaaaataaacttttatcatttaaaaaaaagaaaaaaaaataaagaaaagtaatgtcatataaaagaattatgtatatcaaagtatttttttcattcaaaaatagTAACAATGGGAAGACAACAGAGAGAGGGAAAGAGATTCGAGTCCTTGGACTGAGATGGGGTGAATTACAAAGCAtataaagcaaaacaaaacaaaaggattaattataacaataattattataatatgagtGTCAATAGTGGTTGACGAAGACGTCGTATTCGACGATGGCATCGCCTTTGGAGAAATCGACGGAGTGGAACCTGGCCTGAGCATAGCCACGAGCGAAGCGAAAAGCGCCAGTGCCGCCAACGATGGCCATTTCCCTAACAGGTTCGCTCATGATCATGTTTCTGGCCAACACGCTTATGCTGCTGCCGTTGAAGTCTCCGTCGGTGAAGGCCATGGTCATAACCATCATAAGCCCCATCTCCGCCTGAGAAATGGAAGTGTAAATCCCCTGGGCCTTCCCCACGAGTTTGGAGTTGGGTTCGGGTCCGGCAGTCAAGGGGTCGTCCATGGCGACGACGGTGCCGAAGGGAAGGGCGTCCTTGGCTTTTCCGTTGGGCTCGGCGACAATGACCATGCTGGGGTTGGGCCCGGTGACTACGTcgtggaagaagaagtgaagatGAGTGAACTTGTCTTCACGGAAACCCATTAGCGTTGGGGCTAAGCTTTGATAGTAAGTGGCGGTGACGAGAGATATTAGTAAAGAGAGGTTAAGGCAAAGGAAAATGGTAGAGTTGGCCATTGTTCTGAAACTCAAATCAATTTCTCTCACTTCTGTTTCTCTTTGATTCCTCTCTATCGATGTGAGCACTCAACTTTCTCCCCACTAACTATTTATAACGCTCAAACAGCCCTACAAAATCCCTTTTCTAATCTCACCAATTCAAACTAAACACCATTTTcacttctctctttctttttatccCAAGCCTTCTACCGTTGACGGACCAAAACCTCACATCAAATAAGACTGACAGATATGCACGTAGCACCTCACCTCAGCTTGGAAACCAAGAAAATCATAGGGGAAACGACTTAactataatatttcatttattttgcaCAGGGGAACGTTCGTTTCTGCTCTTCCTTTGACTGATATcacctttaatttttatattggctGCTGATTCCTtcagacttttttttttctatatattcatCTTCTAACCgtttaaattagaattttattgtGATACATCTTTATCTAGAAAAGTggctttaaaatattattaatgaactGTTCTGTTAGattatatcttttcttttgtatacaaaactaaattttaaactgcgtgaattttaattctaattatatgtattgtatgtcaaattttatatgattaaaaacaataaatgtatGTTAGGATTttgataagtttttttttctatttttaaacttttctatcatctaatattcttttaacatttgaagaaattatGAAGTTGATAGGATGATTTGAAGGAAAGAGGGGTTTTATCCTATCAGATACACATAATTTAAGgaaaaattgatggtttaggAAGTGATTTTGCACAGTCACATTTGGACacataatttgatattttaatcaaCTTTGTATCATCAATTTGAAGGTGTTTAAACACTGAGACAACAAATGACTGTTTCAACAGTGCACACAAGCTTAAAATGGTAAAAACTTGTTCAAACGTTCACAATACACAGAAACAGTTGGTAGCAACAAATGACAGTAGCAGTTGCTAATTATgcaaaaaaaatgcaataaaaacTGCACCATAATGAACAGTGGTCACCCAGGTTATCACAGGTGGCTCCTATTGACCAATTACTTGTCCAAAACTCAAAATAcactcgcgtaatcgtttaccaggctctggtaaacgattacaaggttGTTTTTGGGTGCATTAGTCTAAGAATTTCTCCTAAGTGGCTAATCTCATAAAAAGTGATCCCCTACACCATGATGGGATCCCCCAAACCTGACCTCCAAGTACAAAagcacacttaaacaacaaattcaacttaaaatcaCTGGACTTGTGTAAAAAAATACTGGAATTGAATTGTAGTCACCCAAGTTATCACAGGTGGCTCCTGTTGACCAATTACTTGTCCAAAACTCAAAATACACTTGTGTAATCATTTATCAAGCTCTGGCAAACGATTAAGAGGTTGCTTTTGGGTGCACTGCTCTAAGAACTTCACCTAAGTAGATGATCTCATCCAAAGTGGTCCCTTATACCATGATGGGTGATAATGGTTtatttaacgtgtttgtgtgtgtatattttgtgaacaaatcaaatccttcataacttttaccttgttttatcctcaagtttagtgtgttttctagtttttttgtgttttatctagtatatgtttgtttttacctctaatatctttgtttgagttgtgaaataaatgaaaaggaaGCACTTCTAGTAgaagaaaacaagcaagaattcatgggaacatgttttgggacaataaaagagcaatttgaagcaaatacccatgttggatgcatttggaatcgcacaagagcttgaattgtagaatgttgtcaaaattgATGTCGTTGGGCTACCGCTGGGCTACGGCTTGAGCACTCTACTCGCTGGAATGCTGTCGCTGAGCTACCGCTTGAACGATTGCTCTCTAGAATGCTACCGCTAGGCTGCCGCTGGGCTATCGCTTGAGCGGTGACGACGCTGATTTGGcaaaataagttatttaaacatgggtctcgcgactTTTTGGGCATTTTTCTCCTcttacacttcattcttcacctaaagagattgggagaggcccttggaggctgtttggggtgttgggaaccTCTttcactcctccttgggtcttcaagcttcatcagtggtgattttgccccttttgggttgaggaagaagatgggtcataaattggagatggagatgtgaAGGGGAGgcacaaatggagcatggagaagctgccaagaaccttgggaaaggttgtgcatcttctctttggttccaatttcttccctatctcttcaattttgtagaaccctaagttctccaccatggagggttTTTCCTacttgttgagattagttgtaaaacatggaattcttatgtattttgtgatgttaatgatatatgcttttccaattcatgttagtattcaatttttatgcttaatgattgctttggattgatcacccatgcatgaattttggttcttgatatattgagaaatatgattgaacctagaattgaaattgaatacttattggatggaattgagatgtttgtgaatgcatgagaatgaaatggatgaattctagtcttgacaaattgtaaatacactatatatgttaaatttcttgcacaccaactgtttgataaaataccaaaaatagtttcttgtgttgtttttgtgcactttgatgtttaattgagttataaaaggaagaattgttatgtgttgcacaagtcccttgggagcaaacgatatttatcacttgctacactgcgaccggtgcacttgttGTTGGTGTTGCAGTCAATAATATATGGGATCCCCTAAACCTGACCTTCAAGCATAAAagcacacttaaacaacaaattcaacttaaaatcaCTAGACTTGTGTAAAAAAACATTGGAATTGAACTGTGTTAACTTGGGTGACCACATCTCAATTCCAGTGTTTTTTCACACAAGTTTAGTACTTTGAAGTTGAAATTGTTGTTAAAGTGTGCTTATATGCTTGGAGGTCATGTTTGGGGGAGCCCATCATGCAGTAGGGGTCCCTTTTGATGAGATCAGCCACTTAGGTGAAGTCCTGTGAGCTGTGCACCAAAAATcacccttgtaatcgattaccagagccTGGTAAACAATTACTCGAATGAATTTTGGGTTTTGGACAAGTAGTTGAACTCTAGGAGCCACCTGTGCTAACCTGGGTGACCACATCTCAATTCAAGTGTTTTTTCACACAAGTTTAGTGCTTTGAAGTTGAAATTGTTGTTAAAGTGTGCTTATATGCTTGGAGGTCATGTTTGGGGGAGCCCATCATGCACTAGGGGACCCCTTTTGATGAGATCAGCCACTTAGGTGAAATCCTGTAAGCTGTGCACCAAAAATcacccttgtaatcgattaccagagcctggtaaacgattacacgaatGAAGTTGGATTTTGGACAAGTAGTTGAACTGTAGGAGCCACCTGTGCTAACCTGGGACCACATCTCAATTCCAATGTTTTTTCACACAAGTTTACTGCTTTGAAGTTGAAATTGTTGTTAAAGTATGCTTATATGCTTGGAGATCATGTTTGGAGGAGCCCATTAAGCAGTAGGGGACCCCTTTTGATGAGATCAACCACTTAGGTGAAATCCTATAAGCTGTGTATAAAAAATCacccatgtaatcgattaccaaagcctggtaaacgattacatgaATGAATTTTGAGTTTTGGACAAGTAGTTGAACTGTAGGAGTCACCTGTGCTAACCTGGGTGACCACATTTCAATTACAGTGTTTTTTCACACAAGTTTAGTACTTTTAAGTTGAAATTGTTGTTAAAGTGTGCTTATATGCTTGTTAAAGTGTGACAACCTTAAAGTGTGTTTTCGTCCAacactattaaataaaatcaaaacggCATTTTACTTTTGGGTTGTCATTGAACCTGCACTTATATGATAAGCGAAAGACAATGGTGGAGAATATTGTTAGGGTTAGCGCAACACGATAAAAACAATG
The sequence above is drawn from the Vigna radiata var. radiata cultivar VC1973A chromosome 3, Vradiata_ver6, whole genome shotgun sequence genome and encodes:
- the LOC106757395 gene encoding dirigent protein 2, producing MANSTIFLCLNLSLLISLVTATYYQSLAPTLMGFREDKFTHLHFFFHDVVTGPNPSMVIVAEPNGKAKDALPFGTVVAMDDPLTAGPEPNSKLVGKAQGIYTSISQAEMGLMMVMTMAFTDGDFNGSSISVLARNMIMSEPVREMAIVGGTGAFRFARGYAQARFHSVDFSKGDAIVEYDVFVNHY